A window of the Sulfurospirillum tamanense genome harbors these coding sequences:
- the ribE gene encoding riboflavin synthase, with the protein MFTGLIREKASVVSFAGNTLTLKASYCPRIGDSIAVNGACLTAVHVGQGTFSVELSPETRAHIAHENLTGLVHIEPAMQVGDRLDGHFVQGHVDAIGQISRLEHNGNALEMFISLPEQAMVCMIPKGSVAIDGVSLTINDVMEEEIRLTLIPLTLQDTLLGTYRVGRRVNIETDMLVRSLHHMLSRKKQKGWEEVEHWMRLY; encoded by the coding sequence ATGTTTACAGGCCTAATCCGTGAGAAAGCTTCGGTGGTTTCTTTCGCAGGAAACACGCTCACTCTCAAGGCGTCTTATTGTCCACGTATTGGTGATAGCATCGCAGTCAATGGAGCATGTTTAACCGCTGTGCATGTAGGGCAGGGCACTTTTAGTGTGGAACTTTCACCTGAAACAAGGGCGCATATTGCTCATGAAAACTTAACAGGCTTGGTGCACATTGAGCCAGCAATGCAAGTGGGTGACCGACTGGATGGGCACTTTGTCCAAGGGCATGTGGATGCCATTGGACAGATAAGCAGACTTGAACACAATGGCAATGCGCTAGAGATGTTTATCTCCCTTCCTGAGCAGGCGATGGTGTGTATGATTCCCAAAGGAAGTGTGGCGATTGATGGAGTGAGTCTCACAATTAATGACGTAATGGAAGAGGAAATTCGCTTGACACTCATTCCTCTGACGCTGCAAGACACTTTGCTTGGCACGTACCGCGTGGGAAGGCGCGTGAATATAGAAACCGACATGTTGGTCCGCTCCTTGCACCACATGCTTTCGCGAAAAAAACAAAAAGGTTGGGAAGAGGTGGAGCATTGGATGCGTCTGTATTAA